A portion of the Marinilabiliales bacterium genome contains these proteins:
- a CDS encoding SDR family oxidoreductase: MDLRLNKKRILVTGASKGIGLACTSVLAAEGADLIISSRSEDNLLSAVGSIDKNGGELLTFAADVSCTEDIDALVEFVTARFGYIDGLLINAGGPPLGSALGHSDETWMEAVNTLLMSVVRLTRIFIPIMRERRFGRIINISSTGVKQPIQGLVLSNSIRQAAGAYLKTLSAEVAADNVLINTLLPGATETERLASLHSRIAENSGKSIDEVIAGRKATIPAGRFGDPVNIASLAAFLLSDRNGYITGQSIAVDGGLVNFPL, translated from the coding sequence ATGGACCTTAGGCTGAATAAAAAGAGGATCCTGGTTACTGGTGCCAGCAAGGGAATAGGCCTTGCATGTACCTCGGTGCTTGCTGCAGAGGGGGCTGATCTGATAATTTCATCCCGCTCAGAGGACAATCTGCTATCAGCTGTTGGCAGCATTGATAAAAACGGGGGAGAATTACTGACTTTTGCTGCCGATGTATCATGCACGGAGGATATTGATGCTCTTGTGGAGTTTGTAACAGCCCGTTTCGGGTATATTGACGGACTGTTGATAAATGCCGGCGGTCCTCCGCTTGGTTCAGCTCTCGGGCACAGCGATGAAACCTGGATGGAGGCTGTCAATACACTTCTTATGTCAGTTGTCAGGCTGACCAGGATATTCATTCCGATAATGAGGGAGCGGAGGTTCGGGCGGATCATAAATATATCTTCAACTGGCGTCAAGCAGCCCATCCAGGGGCTTGTGCTGAGCAATTCCATACGCCAGGCGGCAGGTGCCTATCTTAAGACACTATCTGCTGAAGTGGCGGCCGATAATGTCTTAATCAATACGCTCCTCCCAGGGGCTACCGAAACTGAGCGGCTTGCTTCGCTGCACAGCAGGATTGCAGAGAATTCAGGAAAAAGCATTGATGAGGTTATAGCCGGGCGGAAGGCAACCATCCCTGCCGGCAGATTTGGCGACCCTGTTAATATTGCTTCACTTGCAGCCTTCCTTTTGTCCGACAGAAATGGCTATATCACAGGTCAAAGCATTGCAGTTGACGGCGGGCTGGTCAACTTCCCACTATGA